A region of the Bacillota bacterium genome:
CGTCCCCGAGCGCGTCGTGCTGCTGGTCCCGGCCGGGGAAAGCCGTGTGGCTCAAACCTTCCAGCGGGCGCTGGAACAGGCCGGCAGCGCCCTCCCGCGCGTCGAGAGGCGGCAAGTCGGGGCGGCGGCCCGAGATCAAGCCGTCGACGAGCTCCGCCGCGGCCTCGTGGACGCGGTGGTGGAGTTGCCGCCCACAGGCTCGGGGAAGCCGATCGACGTCCTGGCCGATCCCACGCGGGTGGGCACCCAGGTCGTGCAGGGCGTGATCCGCGAGGCCGCCCGGGCGGTAGCCGCCGCCGCAGGGGGCCCCGGGGCGATGGTTTCGCCGGCGACGGCTTCGACGCCAGGCGCGGAAGCGCAGAGCTCCGGGCAGGCGGCGGAGGAGGGCCGGATCCCGACGCTGCCCGCCCTCGACTACTACGCCATCGGCATGGGCGTCTTCTTCCTCCTCTTCGCCGCCAACTCCGCCGCCTCCGAGTGGCTCACGGAGCGGAAGAAGGGCATTTACGCCCGCATCCGGAGCGCGGGCGTCGGGCGGAGCTCCTACTTCCTGGCGCGGTTCGCGGGGGCGGTGCTGGTGGGCTTCGTCTTCCTGGTCGTCCAGGCCGCCGGCACGCGCCTCCTCTTCGGCGTCCACTGGGGCGATCCGCTGGCCTGGGCGGCGCTGAGCGTGGCGGGGGCGGCCATGGCGGCCGGGCTGGCCACGTTGATCATGGCTCTGTCGCGTGACGCGGCGTCCATGGGTCAGGTGGGGTCGGCGCTCTTCAACGTGATCAGCTTCCTTGGGGGATCGATGATGCCGGCCTACGTCTTTCCCGCCTGGCTCGATCGCATCTCGCGATGGCTCCCCACCCGCTGGCTCCTGGACGCCTACGGCCGACTGCACGGGGGCGCGGGCATCGGGGCGGTCTGGCCGGAGGCGGGCTGGCTTCTCACAGCCGCTCTCGGCCTTCTGGCGGTGGCGGTCTTGGTCGACCGGGCGTCCGCCCGCCGTGCGGGGGAGGTGTGAGTCATGAACTCGTGGAGCGAACGCTCTCCATCCCCAGGCGCCTGGACGAGCGTCCTGGCCATCGCCGGGCGGCAGACGCGCCAAAACTTCCGGCACGTCCAGACGGCGATCTTCATGTTCGTCCTGCCCGTGGCCTTCGGGCTCCTCTTCGGGCGGCTCCTGCACGTCGCCGTCGCCTCGCCCCCGGATCGCTGGGTGCGAGTGGTGATGCCGGGCGTCTCCGCCGACATGGAAGGGGTCGCGCGCTTCCTCTTTTACTTCGGTTTCCTGGCCATGTTCGTCCTGACCACGGCGCTGATGAACGGGGCAGGGATCCTGGAGGAACGGGAGAACCGGACGCTGGCGCGGCTCCTGGTCCAGGGCGTGCCCTACGGGCAGGTGATCGCGGGCCATGCCCTGGGCGCGGCGCTGACGTCGGCCATCCAGACGGTCGTCCTCCTCGCGATCGCCTACCCCATGGGCGGCTGGCCGCGCTCCTCGGTGCCGGCCACCGTGGCGGTCGCCCTGGCCCTGGCGCTGGCCGCGGCAGGTTCGGCCGTGGGTGCCGCCGGCGTGGCCGGGGCGGGCCCGCGCCTGCGGGCGGCGGGCGGCGTGGTCGGCGCGCTCCTGGCCATGCTGGGCGGGGCCTGGTGGCCGCTGGAGGTGGAGCCGACCACCATGCAGAAGCTGGGCCGTCTCTCCCCGGTCTTCTGGGCCATGGACGGGGTTCATCGAGCGGTCGCCTTGGGAGCAGGCGTCGCCGACCTCATCATGCCGATCCTGGCACTACTCCTCTTCGCCGCCCTGGGTGGCATGGTGGGGGTGTGGGGGATGCGGCGCTGGTACGCCTAGACATCCCAGGAAGGAGGACTTCCCGGTGGATCCCTGGCGCGGAGAAGGCGACCGCGACAGGTGGCGGAGCACCTTCGCCCTGCTGCGGCTCCTCCTGCTGGGCGGCGCCGCCGCCGGCTGGCTCCTGGCGGCAGCCGGACCGCTCGCTCGCGCCGCCGCCCGCGCCGAGCCCGCTCTTGCGTGGGCGGCGACGCTTCTGGTGGCCGGCCTCCTGCTCGAACTGCCCTTCGAGGCGCGGCTCCTCACCTGGCTCCGCCTGCTCTTAGCCCTGACGCTGGTGTGGCTCTTGCCACTCCCCGAGACGGCTGCATGGCCTCTGGCCGCGGCCTTGCTCCACCCGCGGCCGGGGCGAAGCGAGCTGCCCCCCGATCTCCTGCCCGACGCGGGCGCGCTGGCGGCGGGAAGCCTCCTCCTGGCGTTGCGCGGGGTCTCCCCGCCGCTCCTCTTCGCCTCGGTCCTGCTCGGTCTGCTGGCGCTGGTGACGCGTCTCCTCCACGCCGCCCTTTTGAGGGAGCGGGAGGAGGGACGCCGGCAGCGGGGCGAGCTGGAGGAGGCGCAGGTGCGTCTCGCCCGCTACGTTGCGGAGGTGGAGGAAGCCGCGGCGGCGCGGGAGCGGGCGCAGGTGGTGGGGCAGATCCACGACGCGCTGGGACACAGTCTGACTGCGGCAGTCCTCCAGGTTGAGCTCGCGCGCCGGCTGCTCGCCTCGCGCCCCGAGGAGGCGGCCGGCCGCCTCGAGAAGCTGGAGGGCGAGCTGCGCGCCGCGCTCCAGCAGGTGCGCCAGGCGCTCCACGGACTGGGTCCGGTGGAGCTGGGGCAGCGGCCGCTTCCTGAGGCGCTGGTGGCGCTTGCTGACGACTTCGCGCGCAGTACGGGTACGGAGGTGGAGCTTCGCTTCGCTCCCGATCGCACCGCCGTTGCGGCCCTCCCGCCGACTGCCGCTGCCACCCTCTTCGCCACGGTGCGCGAGGGGCTGACCAACGCGGTCCGCCACGGGAAGGCGCGCCGTGTCCAGGTCCGGCTGAGCGCGGAGGACGGGCGGCTCCACCTGCGGATGGAGGACGACGGGGTGGGCACGGAGAGCATCCTGCCGGGGATCGGCCTGCGCACCATGACCCAGAGGGTCCAGGAGGCGGGCGGCTCCCTCCGCTTCTGGAGCCGGCCCGGGCAGGGCTTCCGCATCGAGGTCGGCCTGCGGGCGAGAGACCCGATGAGATGATCCGTCTGCTGCTGGCGGAGGACCAGGCGCTGGTGCGGGAGGGCCTGGTGGCGCTCCTCTCCCTGGAGCCAGACTTCCAGGTGGTGGCGGCCGTCGGCGACGGGGCGCAGGCGGTGGAGCAGGTCCGGCGCCACGGCTGCCAAGAGCTGGACGCGGCCGTCCTCGACGTGCGCATGCCGGTGCTGGACGGAGTCAGCGCCGTGCGCGAGATCAAGCGGCTCTGCCCCAAGCTGCCGGTGATGATGCTGACGACCTACGACGACGACCGCTACGTGCAGGAGAGCCTGGAAGCGGGCGCCGCCGCCTACTTGCTGAAGGATATCCCGGCGGAGCAGCTGGCCAGCGCCATCCGGCTGGTGGCGGCCGGCGGCAGCCTGATCCCGGCGGCGTTGGCGCGGCACTGGCTGGCGCCTGACCGGTCGGAACCGCTGACGCCCCGGCAGGCGGAGGTGCTCCGACTGGTCGGGCAAGGTCTGAGCAACGCGGAGATCGCGGCGCGGCTCTTTCTCAGCGAGGGCACCGTGAAGAATTACGTCAGCGAGATCTACGCACGCCTCGGCGTGCGCAACCGGGTGGAGGTGGCGCTGCTGGGGCGCCGGCTGGCGGCGGGCGAGTACCGTGCGGCGGGGGAGGACCGACCCGGGGAGGGCGACGGGAAGACGCCGGCGGGCGGCTGATCCGCGTGCGCCGAGCGGTCGCCGGAGGGGAAGGGTGGACGGGGGTCCCCCGACACGGGCGGTGGTCGCCCGCCGGTGCGCGGCGGGAGGATCTCGACGGATCGCCGCCTGTGCGCGCGCTGGGGCATGACCCGGGTGAGGGCGGGCAGAGGCCCGCCCTTCTGGTTTGCCGGGGCGGACAAGGGGGTCTTCCCCAAGGGCTCAGATGGTTCCGGGACGTGGTGCGGGAGAGCGGCAACCGAAACGCTCGTGGGGAAGTACCTCGTCCCGCTGGCCGTCCTGGCTGGGAGTGGAGCGTGGTCGGCCGCGGAGGCCGTCCTCAAGCATCCAAGGAGCCTCCATGGGCTGGAGGGGCTGATGGGGCGCCGGGTGCATGTGGTGAGGCTCGTGCGCACGTGGAGCTACGCGGGTGGCGGCGACGGTGTGGAGCGGGTGGGGGAGGACGGGTTGGATGGCCGGCTCGAAGCGGTCTCACGGGATGAGGAGACGGGCACGGTGCGGCTGGAGTTCGGCTCGGAGGAGATGGACAGGACGCTTCAGCTGAAGGAAGCGGAGATCGAACGGCTCGGGGACGCGGTG
Encoded here:
- a CDS encoding ABC transporter permease, whose amino-acid sequence is MRRFVRWLWTAWLPLRVMAVDPTALLLLVLAPLTLVAVLGLSLGPLFSGKTTPPVPERVVLLVPAGESRVAQTFQRALEQAGSALPRVERRQVGAAARDQAVDELRRGLVDAVVELPPTGSGKPIDVLADPTRVGTQVVQGVIREAARAVAAAAGGPGAMVSPATASTPGAEAQSSGQAAEEGRIPTLPALDYYAIGMGVFFLLFAANSAASEWLTERKKGIYARIRSAGVGRSSYFLARFAGAVLVGFVFLVVQAAGTRLLFGVHWGDPLAWAALSVAGAAMAAGLATLIMALSRDAASMGQVGSALFNVISFLGGSMMPAYVFPAWLDRISRWLPTRWLLDAYGRLHGGAGIGAVWPEAGWLLTAALGLLAVAVLVDRASARRAGEV
- a CDS encoding ABC transporter permease; translated protein: MNSWSERSPSPGAWTSVLAIAGRQTRQNFRHVQTAIFMFVLPVAFGLLFGRLLHVAVASPPDRWVRVVMPGVSADMEGVARFLFYFGFLAMFVLTTALMNGAGILEERENRTLARLLVQGVPYGQVIAGHALGAALTSAIQTVVLLAIAYPMGGWPRSSVPATVAVALALALAAAGSAVGAAGVAGAGPRLRAAGGVVGALLAMLGGAWWPLEVEPTTMQKLGRLSPVFWAMDGVHRAVALGAGVADLIMPILALLLFAALGGMVGVWGMRRWYA
- a CDS encoding sensor histidine kinase, coding for MDPWRGEGDRDRWRSTFALLRLLLLGGAAAGWLLAAAGPLARAAARAEPALAWAATLLVAGLLLELPFEARLLTWLRLLLALTLVWLLPLPETAAWPLAAALLHPRPGRSELPPDLLPDAGALAAGSLLLALRGVSPPLLFASVLLGLLALVTRLLHAALLREREEGRRQRGELEEAQVRLARYVAEVEEAAAARERAQVVGQIHDALGHSLTAAVLQVELARRLLASRPEEAAGRLEKLEGELRAALQQVRQALHGLGPVELGQRPLPEALVALADDFARSTGTEVELRFAPDRTAVAALPPTAAATLFATVREGLTNAVRHGKARRVQVRLSAEDGRLHLRMEDDGVGTESILPGIGLRTMTQRVQEAGGSLRFWSRPGQGFRIEVGLRARDPMR
- a CDS encoding response regulator transcription factor → MIRLLLAEDQALVREGLVALLSLEPDFQVVAAVGDGAQAVEQVRRHGCQELDAAVLDVRMPVLDGVSAVREIKRLCPKLPVMMLTTYDDDRYVQESLEAGAAAYLLKDIPAEQLASAIRLVAAGGSLIPAALARHWLAPDRSEPLTPRQAEVLRLVGQGLSNAEIAARLFLSEGTVKNYVSEIYARLGVRNRVEVALLGRRLAAGEYRAAGEDRPGEGDGKTPAGG